The Camelina sativa cultivar DH55 chromosome 16, Cs, whole genome shotgun sequence sequence ttctcttcttgttcttagcaatcaaaaccctaattcttcgaGATCAATTCCCTTTCTTATAATTTCAAAGCTTAGATCGGTTTTCTAGAGAGAttactttactgaatttgttttcccacacaaacaaattcattgtggaaatccGGTTTCTACATCTTTCAACTCCGTCTCTGCACAATGATGAAGCCTCTCCAAACCTGATTCAGCATCCCCCGACAAAACAACACagcaaaatattttagttagcTAGAATGGACAAATTAGCATCACACAGATAAAGTGTTTCCGTACCAATAACTTACCTTGCAAATACTCGAACAATTTTTTCTTGCCGATCTCATGATTAGGTAGGTAGTATCCAAACGCATAGGTCCATTTTAAGACCCTCCTGCATTCGATGATCTGCAACAGTTTAATCAGTTACATGTCAGTAACGGTTCAACAACATGCAATGTTGTAATATAACAAACGTCGTCATTATTAGAATAATATAGAATCTCATTTGGTAATTGACATTATGGTTGAATGATTTCATCAGTTCAATATTAATGATAAAACTTAATCATGAAATCTTCATTAAGATGGTTTTTCAATTTAATaaagctttctttgtttttctatatatgtagtCATTCACATACTTTTTCAGTGTTACGAACCAGAGAGTTATTTAAAATACTTTTGACTAACCTGACGCCATGCCTCCACGGTGAATTCCAGCTCAGTTTCTGGTTTTCCCAGTTTGCCACTAAGCAGCTTAAGCTGCACCGATTGCCATTTGTCCTGATCCAATATAGCCTTAAGCCTCGACGATTTATTGCCTACCCATCTTTCATAATAATGCATGTACCTAGCCATTTCATCTTTAAGCAATTTTCTCGTATCTTGATCAGCCTCTTCAACAAACCTGTTGCAAGCCACGTGACCACTATACGCTTCAAGACAAATCCAACAAAACTGATACCCACACGGAGATGAGCATGTCATATGGTTGCATCCTTCACCCTTCTCGATTGGACGTTTGCATTTAGGACAAGGCTTTGAATTCGCAAGCATCCAATTCTTGTTCTCGGCCTCATCCTGGATCCTGAATATCCATTTTGAAACCGTTTCACAGTCCACAGGACTGTGAGCATCTTCCCTGCAATTCCAGCAAAAGCTATGCGAACACAAACAAGTAATATCATAACAACTACTTCCAGTTCCACTCCCACCAACACCAAAGTCAACCGCGCATTCACATTCAGGCGATGGACACCATTTAATCCTCTCTACGACGTCTTCTTCCACATAAGACCTGAGTAAATATCTATAGTACTTCTCCTTATCTTCTTTCTTACTAAACTTATCGATCATATCTTGACCAATCGCACCTGAACAAGAAGGCTCAGGACATTTAATCCTTAAACATCCCGGACCATCTCCTATCTTAGAAGTGACATAACCAGTCCAACAAGTATTGCAATAAGGATGACCACAAGAAACCCTTTCGATTTCCCCTCGAGTGTATGACTCGAAGCAAATCCCACACTTGATTACTTTTTGACCATTAACATCAACGACAGGCTCCTTCAATATACCAATGGTTTCACGGATCCTCTCTTCGTCCGTAAACCATTCATCTTCGAATTTACTAACACGCCAATGATAGTGAAGAAGCAGAGCGATCGCTTCGGCTTGGCTTATAGAGAGACCCGTGGAAACTCGTTCGATATCGTCTCTTTGATGCTTTCGGATGTCTTCTTCCTTGAGAACTACGTAACCTTTCTGAGATCCTTTGATGTCTTCCTCAGCGAATCCATAATCGGTTTCATTATCTTCAACATCGCTGTAGAGGTTCTCCTCTCCTGATTCGATACCATCATCTGAATAATCCATGGCGAgctgaaaaaaatctataaataaaaaaaaaaaccctaaaactgcTTTGAGAATTATAGAAGCAGACGAAACCAAAAACTAGGGCTGCGCACTAATAATCTCGCTTGTAGAAGCTCTCTTCGAATAATCTCATAGGCCGCCTGAATTATTATTAGGGGCTTGgggattattttttttcatagagATTAGAccttttaattaaacaaagtaAGCTTTGAACGTctgagaaaaaaagataaggaaaaagtCAAAAGTCACAATTAATAGAAACCTATTAAAAACCATCACTTTAGCACAAGATGTAGGAATTGATAGTTTCTCTGGATTTACATAtttgttattaacttattatcaTCAAATTTTGCTTTTTGGTTCTTGATAATTATTACCAATTTAGGCTAAACATAATTTTTCGTTCTAATTCTATAATTAGTCActgttaataaatataattttacccAAATTTTAAGGATTTGATATCtgatttaaaatctcatgtAGATTTGGTGCTTAAAACtatatactatttatttatacattCATTAATATTAGAAGGATAATTAAGATAGATTTATACTTTTTGTATATTACTTTAAGAATTttattgatgtatatataatagtacCGTCTTTTTTTCGTCAACAACTATTTAAAAGTTAGCTGAAATGAAGCAATTGTGAAGAATATTATTtacatactatatataatagtagttattttaaataaactaattcATTTGtactataattaataaatattagatGATATCACAAGggatgtaattttaaaaataaaaaaaaaagtcacacgTCACAAGTCATGCACATAATTAATatcagtttttatttataaataaataaagtgtaaaaaaatatattaaatggaTGTATGTTGTTAATAGTGTTTAATCTGAAATTGGGTTTCCCAAATTTATAGTTTAGTcaaataaattactaatttctaaattaacgctagataaatatttgttttactaTCTAAAAAGATAAACTTCCTTAGTCATTATCCTTGTTTCAAACACGTAGTTTAAATGATGTTAATCTCATATAAGAAGATATCACAAGTTACACTCAATCACAAGTAGCAATGTAGCATCCACATTATCATTTATGTAAATCAGCTTTGACATTCAAATTCATAATGTGAAGTGTGAACGCAACCACATATGCATAAAATCACTTCCTAAAAGTGATGTAATTATTTCTAAGTGATTGATTGacttctgaattttttttgagaacAGAACTGTTGGCACTGGTGTTGTCAATGGTAAAGATCTTCTCTATATATGCTCCATCTACGTATAACACTCAAGAATGAACAAATTCAATGATATCCATTGCTCTTTTATGATATGACTcctataagatatttttaaaaccaaGATTAATTAGCTTTCTTAAGTGTCAACTTGCATTGGTAAAATGAACTATAATAATCTTGTACAACTAAGCACCTATCAATATCATGGGAGAAactcatatacatatatgaggTAATTGATAACCTTACACCTTCTTTATCGGTAGTCTCTTAGAGggatttataatattttgaaggaaaaaaataattgagaagaaaagaaaaatgctaAGGGAAGCTGTTTATATAATACTCATCTTTGTTGTAAGAGACCGATACGTGTCACTTTTTTGTTGGCTAAAACAAAATATCGACtggttgtttttcttcttcctctcaatctCTATGTTTCTCTCTCAATCGAAGTCGAATTTGCAATGGAAGAAGATGGAATCAGAGGACAATCGGGTCGGAGGAGATGTGGCAGAGATTGAATCGGCGGAGGCTAATCGGAGAGTTCTGAATCGAGTCCGAGATTGTATCGAAGGAAAAGCTCCTTCTCCGGCTTCCATGGCTGTCCAAAAACTATGCTCTGTCTTGGgtatatctttctttctttcttcttctgtctctgtTTGATTTTCTCGGATTGCGGATAGGGTTTTTGCAGTTTGTGCTGGTTTTGATTGAATTACATATATTGGTAGTCATTTAGAAAGATTTGGTTAAAACTGTTTTAGATTGGTTTCATTGGATTTTGAATAAACGTGGGAATATCTTCCTAGTTTCTCTTGATTAGTCATGTGAAGCCCTTGTAATAGTTTGGGCAATCAAGCCAAGTTTCTATTGATTCGGGTCATTGCAAGAATGGAAAAGAGAGTTCGCTTTAGCTAGCTTGAGAATTATGTTGTTCGAGGTTTAAGTTAAACTAGAAGCTCTATCTGTGGTTCTAGTCACGATTGTTCTGACTTCTCAGCTTTTGTTCCAAGAATTTGAAGTAGATGCCTACAGTTTAATGATTGTTGAATTGAATTTATGAAAACATTTGCAGGTTATTAATTGTTGAATTGAATTTGTGGACTGCAACTAATCCAGAATTTGTTCTTGAAGAGTGATCTTCTCATTCATTAATCAATTTTGTGTCCTTGTATGAATCTGTTTTGTGTCTTTTGTGTCACAAATCTGTTTTGTGTCTTTGTTTTCCTTGATGTATAGGATTCTACTCTCAAGCTATTCATCTAGTTTCAGGAAATGGTGGACAAGATGGGTTACGAAGTATGTCTCATGGTTTCAGTTTGTCCTCATTTTTGTAATCTCATCTTCTCGTGAACACATTGTTTCATGAAAAATGTCTCAACTTTTCTACAAGTTAGACTTGTTAGAGTCACCAAAAGAGGCGTATTTTGCCCAGTTATACCTTTCACAGGTTTGCAACTGGGTTCTTTAATATAATATCATTTCTATGCAAAGTCTCATTTCTCTACTAATTAAGGTTGCTTTTGGGACGAAATTGCAGGTGGGTAATGCCTCATATAGTATCAGCTACGACCTTTGGTCTTCAGATGCAATTAATATAGCTGTTAGATGCAAGGTAAGACGTAACtatgtttatttgttatcacagctaaatataaatattgtatgTATTCATTGATACATCGTGTTGATCATTTATAGGAATCTACTCTCAAGCTATTCACCGCTATGAAGAACACATGCGTATAAACGAGCTATGAAGACTTCTCACCATTGATGCAAGGTAATTAAGCGTCCGTCCNNNNNNNNNNNNNNNNNNNNNNNNNNNNNNNNNNNNNNNNNNNNNNNNNNNNNNNNNNNNNNNNNNNNNNNNNNNNNNNNNNNNNNNNNNNNNNNNNNNNNNNNNNNNNNNNNNNNNNNNNNNNNNNNNNNNNNNNNNNNNNNNNNNNNNNNNNNNNNNNNNNNNNNNNNNNNNNNNNNNNNNNNNNNNNNNNNNNNNNNNNNNNNNNNNNNNNNNNNNNNNNNNNNNNNNNNNNNNNNNNNNNNNNNNNNNNNNNNNNNNNNNNNNNNNNNNNNNNNNNNNNNNNNNNNNNNNNNNNNNNNNNNNNNNNNNNNNNNNNNNNNNNNNNNNNNNNNNNNNNNNNNNTTTTGTGTCCTTGTATGAATCTGTTTTGTGTCTTTTGTGTCACGAATCTGTTTTGTGTCTTTGTTTTCCTTGATGTATAGGATTCTACTCTCAAGCTATTCATCTAGTTTCAGGAAATGGTGGACAAGATGGGTTACGAAGTATGTCTCATGGTTTCAGTTTGTCCTCATTTTTGTAATCTCATCTTCTCGTGAACACATTGTTTCATGAAAAATGTCTCAACTTTTCTACAAGTTAGACTTGTTAGAGTCACCAAAAGAGGCGTATTTTGCCCAGTTATACCTTTCACAGGTTTGCAACTGGGTTCTTTAATATAATATCATTTCTATGCAAAGTCTCATTTCTCTACTAATTAAGGTTGCTTTTGGGACGAAATTGCAGGTGGGTAATGCCTCATATAGTATCAGCTACGACCTTTGGTCTTCAGATGCAATTAATATAGCTGTTAGATGCAAGGTAAGACGTAACtatgtttatttgttatcacagctaaatataaatattgtatgTATTCATTGATACATCGTGTTGATCATTTATAGGAATCTACTCTCAAGCTATTCACCGCTATGAAGAACACATGCGTATAAACGAGCTCTGAAGACTTCTCACCATTGATGCAAGGTAATTAAGCGTCCGTCCCTACTGACTTGTGAAAGCTTTGTGTTGAGTAAATGGCAAAACAGAATCAGTGAAGACTTTGAGTTTTTcttattgtaatatgtattatgttttgtatgtttacaaattaattaaatgcaatattttcctatttttataaactctcaaatgtttacacatttatactacttttctatttaaaattttcaaatttttaaaaacaatttttcaaaaataaaagacccaaaattagaacttaccattggaggagaaaattttaactaagagtTCATAGgttcttatttacaaaacaatacacaatttattctttaaaaaattcaaatagtgTCTAAGTACCCCAATATATGAACCTCCCAATAATCTTGCTCTTAGGCACATTCTTCAAAgatgttttttgtttaacttgCATTTCaacaattaaagtttttttagtAAGAATGAGGCTTATAAAGATTTAATATTGAGAGATATAAAAACATTAAGCTTAAATTACTAAAAACACGGATGGCGATCTCGGCGATTCGATTCGCTTTTTGAATGAGTGGCTTCGACGAGCTTGGGAGATGGAAAGAGGGTCTTTCTGTTCCCCGGTAAGGGAGGATTGTTGGGGTCAGAACGGAAATATGATCCTGATTTTCGAAACGAATCTCCCTCCGGTTTGGGATCTTATTTCTTTTAATGGAGATTCGATGCAATTGGGATTTGGAGATTTGGCATGGCTGGATATCTCGATTCGATTCGAGGATATTGGTAGCCTCGGGTTTAAAGGTTCGTTTTCGATTTTGGATTCTGTTTGGGGTGTGTTGGTCTTAAAAACGGAGATATCGTTTATGGGAGTTTTGGGGTTGGTTCTCTGGTTTTCAGGATGTTATTCTCAGCTGATACGCGGATTGGGATTTGTTTGGGCTATGATTAGGGATTTTAGATTTCGTCTTTGGTTGATTGGAGTATCTCCGGAATTATATCAGCGTATCAGGATTGATTTAGGGGTATTTATCTAGGGACTGGGTTTTACTCGAGAACACCGTCTTTCATTTTCTCACTTCCTTCTACTTTCTTTCAGTGGTGATTTGCGGTGGTTAGTAGCGGATAGAGCTTCGTTTTTGAGGCTAGTGATTTCTTCAATGTCTCAATCAGCGATTATGAAGGGCAAGGGTTCGTTGATGCGTACGGAAGTTGTTAAAATATCAAACTCGGTTTTGGCTCAGAGAATTCAACAGTTTGATCTCACACTCATAGGGAGACTGATGAATCCAGGGGTGCAACGGATTGAGTCTTTGCTATCCACCATGCCCAAGATATGGAAGCTTGAAGACAAAGTGGTGGGAGCTGATTTGGGTCAAGGAACTTTCCAGTTCAATTTTGCGGATGCGGATGATCTTCAAGGGGTTCTTCAGAATGGTCCTTACCATTTTGATAGTTGGATGCTTTCCTTGGTTAAGTGGGAGCCCATTGTATCTCCTACTTATCCTTCTGCCATCAACTTTTGGGTGAGAGTTTCTGGCATTCCGATGCATCTGTGGGAGGTTGCTACTTTGGAGGCCATTGGCAAGAAGATTGGTATAATCCGAGATATTGATGAAGAATTTGGGAGCGTTTGTGTTACGGTAAATGGCTTCAATCCTATTGTTTTCAAGCTGTTGGTGCCGTTCGAATCTGGAGATGAAGTGGTGGTGACTCTTGAGTATGAGAAACTATCCGGCTATTGTGAAAATTGCTCTCGTCTTACCCACGATGAGAAGAGTTGTCCAGAGTTGATTAAAGCTGGTGGGAGTCACGTGTTTGAGCATCATCCTGAGAAGAGAGGTGTTCAGCGACAACAAGGGATGGGGAATCAAGGGGTTTTCCACAATGCTGGGGGCTGGGAGAAGCCTAGAAAGGTAGTCAAGAGAGCTTTGGACTTCCAAGCTTTTGAGTTTTCTGCTGGGGCGGGTAGTTCTGGTTTGTTTC is a genomic window containing:
- the LOC104749694 gene encoding bifunctional nuclease-like, which codes for MYRILLSSYSSSFRKWWTRWVTKLDLLESPKEAYFAQLYLSQVGNASYSISYDLWSSDAINIAVRCKESTLKLFTAMKNTCV
- the LOC104749693 gene encoding bifunctional nuclease-like (The sequence of the model RefSeq protein was modified relative to this genomic sequence to represent the inferred CDS: added 7 bases not found in genome assembly), encoding MLCLGILLSSYSSSFRKWWTRWVTKLDLLESPKEAYFAQLYLSQVGNASYSISYDLWSSDAINIAVRCKESTLKLL
- the LOC104753347 gene encoding probable E3 ubiquitin-protein ligase ARI10 yields the protein MDYSDDGIESGEENLYSDVEDNETDYGFAEEDIKGSQKGYVVLKEEDIRKHQRDDIERVSTGLSISQAEAIALLLHYHWRVSKFEDEWFTDEERIRETIGILKEPVVDVNGQKVIKCGICFESYTRGEIERVSCGHPYCNTCWTGYVTSKIGDGPGCLRIKCPEPSCSGAIGQDMIDKFSKKEDKEKYYRYLLRSYVEEDVVERIKWCPSPECECAVDFGVGGSGTGSSCYDITCLCSHSFCWNCREDAHSPVDCETVSKWIFRIQDEAENKNWMLANSKPCPKCKRPIEKGEGCNHMTCSSPCGYQFCWICLEAYSGHVACNRFVEEADQDTRKLLKDEMARYMHYYERWVGNKSSRLKAILDQDKWQSVQLKLLSGKLGKPETELEFTVEAWRQIIECRRVLKWTYAFGYYLPNHEIGKKKLFEYLQGLERLHHCAETELKDVETGFPQ